The Streptomyces luteogriseus genome includes a window with the following:
- the mycP gene encoding type VII secretion-associated serine protease mycosin, with the protein MNAAHTPAGKRPRRPSRRAAALGALLTAGLVLLPAATAHADGIRAQQWALDAMHTEQAWQTTKGEGVTVAVLDTGVEAEHPDLAGNVLPGKDLVGFGAEPGDRAWARHGTAMAGIIAGHGHGPGNADGVLGIAPEAKILPIRVILEDGDSSRAKARSTRGNALAEGIRWAADHGADVINLSLGDDSASAHPEPSEDQAVQYALKKGVVVVASAGNGGEKGDHISYPAAYPGVIAATAVDRAGTRASFSTRRWYATVSAPGVDVVIADPDHKYYEGWGTSAAAAFVSGAAALVKAAHPGLAPAQIKSLLEDTARNAPSGGRDDSRGFGFIDPAAAIEAAGRIEPEGLQPASHGAKYFGSGPDTDASGDDTADWAAPLAGGAGGVLLVAAVLLWRGRRTAREDF; encoded by the coding sequence GTGAACGCCGCGCACACCCCCGCCGGAAAACGCCCGCGCAGGCCGTCCCGGAGGGCCGCCGCCCTCGGCGCCCTGCTCACCGCCGGCCTCGTCCTCCTCCCCGCCGCCACCGCGCACGCCGACGGCATCCGCGCCCAGCAGTGGGCCCTGGACGCCATGCACACCGAGCAGGCCTGGCAGACCACGAAGGGCGAGGGCGTCACCGTCGCAGTCCTGGACACCGGCGTCGAGGCCGAGCACCCCGACCTGGCCGGCAACGTCCTGCCCGGCAAGGACCTGGTCGGCTTCGGAGCCGAACCCGGTGACCGCGCCTGGGCCCGGCACGGCACCGCCATGGCCGGCATCATCGCGGGCCACGGACACGGCCCCGGCAACGCCGACGGCGTCCTCGGCATCGCCCCCGAGGCGAAGATCCTCCCCATCCGCGTGATCCTCGAGGACGGCGACTCCTCCCGCGCCAAGGCCCGCTCCACTCGCGGCAACGCCCTCGCCGAGGGCATCCGCTGGGCCGCCGACCACGGCGCCGACGTCATCAACCTCTCCCTCGGCGACGACTCCGCCTCGGCGCATCCCGAACCCAGCGAGGACCAGGCCGTCCAGTACGCCCTGAAGAAGGGCGTGGTCGTCGTCGCGTCCGCCGGCAACGGCGGCGAGAAGGGCGACCACATCTCCTACCCGGCCGCCTACCCCGGCGTCATAGCCGCCACGGCCGTCGACCGGGCCGGCACCCGCGCCTCCTTCTCCACCCGCCGCTGGTATGCCACCGTCAGCGCCCCCGGCGTCGACGTCGTCATCGCCGATCCCGACCACAAGTACTACGAGGGCTGGGGCACCAGTGCCGCCGCCGCCTTCGTCTCCGGCGCCGCCGCCCTGGTCAAGGCCGCCCACCCCGGCCTCGCCCCGGCCCAGATCAAGTCGCTCCTGGAGGACACCGCCCGCAACGCCCCGTCGGGCGGGCGCGACGACTCCCGAGGCTTCGGCTTCATCGACCCGGCCGCCGCCATCGAGGCCGCCGGCCGGATCGAGCCCGAGGGCCTCCAGCCGGCGTCCCACGGTGCGAAGTACTTCGGCAGCGGACCGGACACCGACGCCTCCGGCGACGACACCGCCGACTGGGCCGCCCCCCTCGCGGGCGGCGCCGGCGGGGTCCTGCTGGTCGCGGCGGTGCTCCTGTGGCGCGGCCGCCGCACCGCCCGTGAGGACTTCTGA
- a CDS encoding sensor histidine kinase, whose protein sequence is MSVGTSSAPGAQDAGSPPAASRPPGDPAGLGIDPDQLPDGLVVADEQGHVICFNAAAERITAVRAQDALGQRLEKALPLEDLEGRRWWQLTDPYGGLAIRVGQPERNLLLPGGREVLVCARYVRTRPTGPLRRLVVTLRDTEARRRTERSHAELIATVAHELRSPLTSVKGFTATLLAKWERFTDDQKRLMLETVDADADRVTRLIAELLDISRIDSGRLEVRRQPVDMGAAVGRHIQAYVAAGQPADRFLLRVQQPLPDLWADPDKIDQVLSNLLENAVRHGEGTVTIDVTATASPREDEDTGTSVTVSDEGPGIPEESMNRVFTRFWRGSKRGGTGLGLYIVKGIVEAHGGTITVGRAPGAGAEFRFTLPVSAPAYLA, encoded by the coding sequence ATGAGTGTCGGCACGAGCAGCGCACCGGGAGCCCAGGACGCCGGGAGCCCGCCCGCCGCGTCCCGGCCACCCGGGGATCCCGCCGGACTCGGCATCGACCCCGACCAGCTGCCCGACGGACTCGTCGTCGCCGACGAGCAGGGCCACGTCATCTGCTTCAACGCGGCCGCGGAACGCATCACCGCCGTCCGCGCCCAGGACGCCCTCGGGCAGCGCCTTGAGAAGGCCCTGCCGTTAGAAGACCTGGAGGGCCGGCGCTGGTGGCAGCTGACCGACCCGTACGGCGGCCTCGCCATCCGCGTCGGACAGCCCGAGCGCAACCTGCTCCTGCCCGGTGGCCGTGAGGTGCTGGTCTGCGCGCGCTACGTCCGCACCCGGCCCACCGGACCCCTCCGGCGGCTGGTCGTCACCCTGCGCGACACCGAGGCCCGCCGCCGCACCGAGCGCAGCCACGCCGAGCTGATCGCCACCGTGGCCCACGAACTGCGCTCCCCGCTGACCTCCGTCAAGGGCTTCACCGCCACCCTGCTCGCCAAGTGGGAACGCTTCACCGACGACCAGAAGCGCCTGATGCTGGAGACCGTCGACGCCGACGCCGACCGGGTCACCCGGCTCATCGCCGAGCTGCTCGACATCTCCCGCATCGATTCCGGGCGGCTGGAGGTGCGGCGCCAGCCCGTCGACATGGGCGCCGCCGTCGGACGGCACATCCAGGCCTACGTCGCCGCGGGGCAGCCCGCCGACCGCTTCCTGCTGCGCGTCCAGCAGCCGCTGCCCGACCTGTGGGCCGACCCCGACAAGATCGACCAGGTGCTCAGCAACCTGCTGGAAAATGCCGTGCGGCACGGCGAGGGAACTGTCACGATCGACGTCACGGCCACGGCGTCCCCCCGCGAGGACGAGGACACCGGTACGTCGGTCACGGTGAGCGACGAGGGGCCCGGCATCCCGGAGGAGTCCATGAACCGCGTCTTCACCCGCTTCTGGCGGGGCAGCAAGCGCGGAGGGACGGGCCTCGGTCTCTACATCGTCAAGGGCATCGTCGAGGCCCACGGCGGCACCATCACGGTCGGCCGCGCCCCCGGCGCCGGCGCCGAGTTCCGATTTACGTTGCCCGTGAGCGCTCCGGCCTATCTCGCCTGA
- the infC gene encoding translation initiation factor IF-3 codes for MSAEPRINDRIRVPEVRLVGPSGEQVGIVPLAKALELAQEYDLDLVEVAATARPPVCKLMDYGKFKYESAMKAREARKNQAHTVIKEMKLRPKIDPHDYDTKKGHVVRFLKQGDKVKITIMFRGREQSRPELGYRLLQRLAEDVADLGFVESNPKQDGRNMIMVLGPHKKKTEAMAEARQAQEARKAEAKANPGKSQNAAESEATAEATVEAPAEEPAEA; via the coding sequence ATCAGCGCCGAGCCCCGCATCAACGACCGGATTCGCGTTCCAGAGGTGCGACTTGTCGGTCCCAGTGGCGAGCAGGTGGGCATCGTCCCCCTGGCCAAGGCACTGGAGCTTGCGCAGGAGTACGACCTGGACCTGGTCGAGGTGGCGGCGACCGCCCGTCCGCCTGTGTGCAAGCTCATGGACTACGGGAAGTTCAAGTACGAGTCGGCCATGAAGGCCCGTGAGGCGCGCAAGAACCAGGCGCACACGGTCATCAAGGAGATGAAGCTCCGGCCGAAGATCGACCCGCACGACTATGACACCAAGAAGGGTCACGTCGTTCGGTTCCTCAAGCAGGGCGACAAGGTCAAGATCACGATCATGTTCCGTGGTCGCGAGCAGTCCCGGCCGGAGCTCGGCTACCGACTGCTGCAGCGTCTCGCGGAGGACGTGGCCGATCTCGGGTTCGTCGAGTCGAACCCGAAGCAGGACGGCCGCAACATGATCATGGTCCTCGGTCCGCACAAGAAGAAGACCGAGGCGATGGCCGAGGCTCGCCAGGCGCAGGAAGCCCGCAAGGCGGAAGCGAAGGCCAACCCCGGCAAGTCGCAGAACGCTGCGGAGTCCGAGGCGACGGCTGAGGCGACGGTCGAGGCGCCGGCTGAGGAGCCCGCCGAGGCGTGA
- the pheS gene encoding phenylalanine--tRNA ligase subunit alpha, which translates to MSAPNKSYDPVEVETLKPEEIERMRDEALAAFAAADSLDALHEAKVAQTGPTSPLALANREIGALPPHAKAEAGKRVGQARGAVNKALAARQVELEAERDARVLVEEAVDVTLPYDRVPSGARHPLTTMMERVADVFVAMGYEVAEGPEAEAEWFNFDALNFLPDHPARQMQDTFFVQGPKGTDESGSGVVLRTHTSPVQARALLDRELPVYIVCPGRVFRTDELDATHTPVFHQIELLAVDEGLTMADLKGTLDHMVQALFGEDMKTRLRPNYFPFTEPSAEMDMLCYVCKGESIGNPDRPCRTCSSEGWIELGGCGMVNPRVLTACGVDPEKYSGFAFGFGIERMLMFRHNVEDMRDMVEGDVRFTRPFGMEI; encoded by the coding sequence ATGTCGGCACCGAATAAGTCGTACGACCCTGTCGAGGTCGAGACGTTGAAACCGGAAGAGATCGAGCGCATGCGGGACGAGGCGCTCGCCGCCTTCGCCGCCGCGGACTCCCTCGACGCGCTCCACGAGGCCAAGGTCGCCCAGACCGGCCCCACCTCCCCGCTGGCCCTCGCCAACCGCGAGATCGGCGCCCTGCCCCCGCACGCCAAGGCCGAGGCCGGCAAGCGCGTCGGCCAGGCCCGCGGCGCCGTGAACAAGGCCCTCGCCGCCCGCCAGGTGGAGCTCGAGGCCGAGCGGGACGCGCGGGTGCTCGTCGAGGAGGCGGTGGACGTCACGCTGCCGTACGACCGCGTACCGTCCGGCGCCCGGCACCCGCTCACCACGATGATGGAGCGGGTCGCGGACGTCTTCGTGGCCATGGGCTACGAGGTCGCCGAGGGCCCGGAGGCCGAAGCGGAGTGGTTCAACTTCGACGCCTTGAACTTCCTGCCCGACCACCCGGCCCGGCAGATGCAGGACACCTTCTTCGTCCAGGGCCCGAAGGGCACCGACGAGTCCGGGTCCGGCGTCGTGCTGCGCACCCACACCTCCCCGGTGCAGGCCCGCGCGCTGCTCGACCGTGAGCTGCCGGTCTACATCGTCTGCCCCGGCCGGGTGTTCCGCACCGACGAGCTCGACGCCACGCACACGCCCGTCTTCCACCAGATCGAGCTGCTGGCGGTCGACGAGGGCCTGACGATGGCCGACCTCAAGGGCACCCTGGACCACATGGTCCAGGCCCTGTTCGGCGAGGACATGAAGACCCGGCTCAGGCCGAACTACTTCCCGTTCACCGAGCCCAGCGCCGAGATGGACATGCTCTGCTACGTCTGCAAGGGCGAGTCCATCGGCAACCCCGACCGCCCCTGCCGTACCTGCTCCTCCGAGGGCTGGATCGAGCTCGGCGGCTGCGGCATGGTCAACCCGCGGGTGCTCACAGCCTGCGGCGTCGACCCCGAGAAGTACAGCGGGTTCGCCTTCGGGTTCGGCATCGAGCGGATGCTGATGTTCCGCCACAACGTCGAAGACATGCGAGACATGGTCGAGGGTGACGTCCGGTTCACCCGGCCGTTCGGGATGGAGATCTGA
- a CDS encoding TrmH family RNA methyltransferase — MPPATPELISPRSPRVLAARRLAKRNFRGKERLFLAEGPQAVREAAGHRAGDAATLVELFTTPEAAERYADIIGAARDAGARVHLAAEQVIADISTTVTPQGLVGVCRFLDTPFEEVLAARPRLVALLANVRDPGNAGTVLRCADAAGAEAVVLTDASVDVYNPKAVRASVGSLFHLPVAVGVPVEQAVERLREAGARIVAADGAGDRDLDDELDKGTMGGPTAWVFGNEAWGLPEETRILTDAVVRVPIHGKAESLNLATAAAVCLYASARAQRAPGGCRSVTGN, encoded by the coding sequence ATGCCTCCCGCCACCCCCGAGCTCATCTCCCCCCGCTCCCCCCGCGTGCTGGCCGCGCGGCGGCTGGCCAAGCGGAACTTCCGGGGGAAGGAGCGGCTGTTCCTCGCGGAGGGACCGCAGGCCGTGCGGGAAGCCGCCGGGCACCGGGCCGGGGACGCCGCCACACTCGTGGAGCTGTTCACCACGCCGGAGGCCGCAGAGCGCTACGCCGACATCATCGGGGCCGCCCGCGACGCCGGAGCCCGCGTGCACCTCGCCGCCGAGCAGGTCATCGCCGACATCTCCACCACCGTCACGCCGCAGGGCCTCGTCGGTGTCTGCCGGTTCCTGGACACGCCCTTCGAGGAGGTCCTCGCGGCCCGCCCCCGGCTCGTCGCCCTCCTCGCCAACGTCCGTGACCCCGGCAACGCCGGGACCGTGCTGCGCTGCGCCGACGCCGCCGGGGCCGAGGCCGTCGTGCTGACCGACGCCTCCGTCGACGTGTACAACCCCAAGGCCGTCCGCGCCTCCGTCGGCTCGCTGTTCCACCTGCCCGTCGCCGTCGGCGTCCCCGTGGAGCAGGCCGTCGAGAGGCTGCGGGAGGCCGGCGCCCGGATCGTCGCCGCCGACGGCGCGGGTGACCGCGACCTCGACGACGAGCTCGACAAGGGCACCATGGGCGGGCCGACCGCCTGGGTCTTCGGCAACGAGGCGTGGGGCCTGCCGGAGGAGACCCGCATCCTCACGGACGCCGTCGTGCGCGTTCCGATCCACGGGAAGGCCGAGAGTCTGAACCTCGCCACCGCCGCCGCCGTATGTCTCTATGCGTCGGCGCGTGCACAGCGCGCCCCCGGAGGGTGCCGCTCCGTCACCGGGAACTAG
- a CDS encoding amino acid deaminase/aldolase, whose translation MTARAADRARYDRATAHLDAPLAIVDLEAFDANAADLVRRAGGKPIRVASKSVRCRTLLERVLAREGFAGIMSFTLAESLWLARSGFDDVLLAYPSADRAAYAELAGDPKLAAAVTVMVDDVAQLDLIDASRGGGREVVRVCLELDTSLKLLGGRVRVGARRSPLHSPAQVADVARAVARRPGFEVVGIMAYEGHVAGVGDSLAGRPLRSRAIRLMQAAAKRELAERRAEVVRAVRAVVPGLEFVNGGGTGSVQHTAAEDAVTEIAAGSGLYVPRLFDNYTSFSGRPAALFAMPVVRRPGVGVVTVLGGGYPASGAAGADRSPVPYLPEGLRYDPQEGAGEVQTPLLGSPADDLLIGDKVWFRHAKAGELCERFEALHLVEGDTVTATVPTYRGEGHTFL comes from the coding sequence ATGACTGCGCGCGCCGCCGACCGGGCCCGTTACGACCGGGCCACCGCCCATCTCGACGCCCCTCTCGCGATCGTGGACCTGGAGGCTTTCGACGCCAACGCCGCCGATCTGGTCCGCCGCGCCGGGGGCAAGCCGATCCGCGTGGCCAGCAAGTCCGTGCGCTGCCGGACACTGCTGGAACGCGTCCTGGCCCGGGAGGGCTTCGCGGGGATCATGTCGTTCACGCTCGCCGAGTCGCTGTGGCTGGCCCGGTCGGGGTTCGACGACGTGCTGCTCGCCTACCCGTCCGCCGACCGTGCGGCCTACGCCGAACTCGCCGGTGATCCCAAGCTCGCCGCCGCCGTGACCGTCATGGTCGACGACGTCGCCCAGCTGGATCTGATCGACGCCTCCCGCGGTGGCGGGCGTGAAGTGGTGCGGGTGTGCCTGGAGTTGGACACCTCCCTGAAGCTGCTCGGCGGGCGGGTGCGGGTCGGGGCCCGGCGTTCACCGCTGCACTCCCCCGCCCAGGTCGCCGACGTGGCACGGGCCGTGGCCCGGCGGCCCGGCTTCGAGGTCGTGGGGATCATGGCGTACGAGGGGCATGTCGCCGGGGTCGGGGACTCGCTCGCCGGGCGTCCGCTGCGGTCCCGTGCGATCCGGCTGATGCAGGCCGCCGCCAAGCGTGAACTCGCCGAGCGGCGTGCGGAAGTGGTGCGCGCGGTACGGGCCGTCGTGCCGGGCCTGGAGTTCGTCAACGGCGGCGGCACCGGCTCGGTGCAGCACACGGCGGCCGAGGACGCGGTGACCGAGATCGCCGCCGGGTCGGGGCTGTACGTGCCGCGCCTGTTCGACAACTACACCTCGTTCAGCGGCCGTCCGGCGGCCCTCTTCGCCATGCCCGTGGTGCGGCGGCCGGGGGTGGGGGTCGTGACGGTCCTCGGCGGCGGGTACCCCGCCTCGGGTGCGGCCGGGGCGGACCGGTCGCCCGTGCCGTATCTGCCGGAGGGGCTGCGCTACGACCCGCAGGAGGGGGCCGGTGAAGTGCAGACGCCGTTGCTGGGCTCGCCCGCCGACGATCTGCTGATCGGGGACAAGGTGTGGTTCCGGCACGCGAAGGCCGGTGAGCTGTGCGAGCGGTTCGAGGCGCTGCACCTGGTCGAGGGCGACACGGTGACGGCGACCGTGCCCACCTATCGCGGCGAGGGCCACACGTTCCTCTAG
- the rpmI gene encoding 50S ribosomal protein L35, which translates to MPKNKSHSGASKRFKITGSGKVLRERAGKRHLLEHKSSRVTRRLTGNAEMAPGDAAKIKKLLGK; encoded by the coding sequence ATGCCGAAGAACAAGTCGCACAGCGGTGCCAGCAAGCGCTTCAAGATCACCGGCTCCGGCAAGGTGCTGCGCGAGCGCGCCGGCAAGCGCCACCTGCTCGAGCACAAGTCGTCCCGTGTGACGCGTCGCCTCACCGGCAACGCCGAGATGGCCCCGGGCGACGCCGCGAAGATCAAGAAGCTTCTCGGCAAGTGA
- a CDS encoding phenylalanine--tRNA ligase subunit beta has product MRVPLSWLREYVDLPETETGRDVQAKLISAGLEVETVEQLGADLKGPLVVGQVATIEELTDFKKPIRFCTVDVGQANGTGEPQEIICGARNFAVGDKVVVALPGAVLPGDFQIAERKTYGRMSRGMICSSDELNMGDDGTKGIIVLPPETEIGKDAVELLELVDEVLDIAVTPDRGYCLSLRGVARETAIAYGLPLRDPALIDVPGPNAYGYPVRISDPLGCDRFTARTVTGLSAEARSPIWLQRRLQKVGMRPISLAVDVTNYVMMELGQPLHAYDRGLVQGTIGVRRAEAGEKLITLDGVERTLDAEDLVITDDRGPIGLAGVMGGANTEIADLPQALDSARAGGTPIAVENATADVVIEAAHFDAVSIARTARRHKLSSEASRRFERGVDPQAAAAAAQRTVDLLVLLAGGTAEAGVTEVLAPSAPRTITIPADHPDKVAGVAYGRETVVRRLQEVGCDVYGQDELIVTVPSWRPDLTDPNDLAEEVIRLEGYENLPSTLPKPPAGLGLTDRQRLHRRVGRALAGAGYVEAPNYPFIGEQVFDQLGLEADDPARRVVKLSNPLSDEEPALRTSLLPGLLAALRRNDGRGSHDLALFESGLVFRPREEQRVAAVLPVDRRPTDEELAELNAALPDQPRHIAVVLAGAREQAGWWGKGRPADWADAVEAARSVAREAGAELVVRKGQYGPWHPGRCAELVVTVDGAERVVGHAGELHPRVVKAFGLPARTCAMELDLDAVETAGDATASAPRISTFPVATQDVALVVDAFVPAVDVEAALRDGAGELLESIRLFDVYENAEQLGEGRKSLAYALRFRAPDRTLTVDEASAARDAAVALAGERVGAELRS; this is encoded by the coding sequence ATGCGGGTCCCGCTTTCTTGGCTGCGGGAGTACGTCGACCTGCCGGAGACGGAGACCGGTCGTGACGTGCAGGCCAAGCTCATTTCGGCCGGTCTGGAGGTCGAGACCGTCGAGCAGCTCGGCGCCGACCTCAAGGGTCCGCTGGTCGTCGGCCAGGTGGCGACGATCGAGGAGCTGACGGACTTCAAGAAGCCGATCCGCTTCTGCACCGTCGACGTCGGCCAGGCCAACGGCACGGGCGAGCCGCAGGAGATCATCTGCGGCGCCCGCAACTTCGCCGTGGGCGACAAGGTCGTCGTGGCCCTGCCCGGCGCCGTCCTGCCCGGTGACTTCCAGATCGCCGAGCGCAAGACCTACGGCCGGATGTCTCGCGGCATGATCTGCTCCAGCGACGAGCTGAACATGGGCGACGACGGCACCAAGGGCATCATCGTCCTGCCGCCGGAGACCGAGATCGGCAAGGACGCCGTCGAGCTGCTGGAACTGGTCGACGAGGTTCTCGACATCGCGGTCACGCCCGACCGCGGCTACTGCCTGTCGCTGCGCGGCGTGGCCCGTGAGACCGCCATCGCCTACGGCCTGCCGCTGCGTGACCCGGCGCTGATCGACGTGCCCGGTCCGAACGCGTACGGCTACCCGGTGCGGATCTCCGACCCCCTCGGCTGTGACCGTTTCACCGCTCGCACTGTGACCGGTCTCAGCGCCGAGGCACGCTCCCCGATCTGGCTCCAGCGCCGCCTGCAGAAGGTCGGCATGCGCCCGATCTCGCTCGCCGTCGACGTCACGAACTACGTGATGATGGAGCTCGGCCAGCCGCTGCACGCCTACGACCGCGGCCTGGTCCAGGGCACCATCGGGGTGCGCCGGGCCGAGGCGGGCGAGAAGCTCATCACCCTGGACGGTGTGGAGCGCACGCTGGACGCCGAGGATCTGGTGATCACCGACGACCGCGGCCCGATCGGGCTCGCCGGTGTCATGGGCGGCGCGAACACGGAGATCGCCGACCTCCCCCAAGCTCTCGACTCCGCTCGAGCAGGGGGGACCCCCATCGCCGTGGAGAACGCCACGGCGGACGTCGTCATCGAGGCCGCTCACTTCGACGCCGTGTCGATCGCGCGTACGGCCCGCCGGCACAAGCTGTCCTCCGAGGCGTCCCGGCGCTTCGAGCGCGGCGTCGACCCGCAGGCCGCGGCGGCCGCCGCGCAGCGCACGGTCGACCTGCTGGTGCTGCTCGCGGGCGGCACCGCCGAGGCCGGTGTCACCGAGGTCCTCGCCCCGTCCGCGCCGCGCACCATCACCATCCCGGCCGACCACCCGGACAAGGTCGCGGGCGTCGCCTACGGCCGCGAGACCGTCGTGCGCCGCCTCCAGGAGGTCGGCTGCGACGTGTACGGGCAGGACGAGCTGATCGTCACCGTCCCGTCCTGGCGGCCCGACCTCACCGACCCGAACGACCTGGCCGAAGAGGTCATCCGGCTGGAGGGCTACGAGAACCTGCCCTCGACGCTGCCCAAGCCCCCGGCGGGCCTCGGCCTGACCGACCGGCAGCGGCTGCACCGCCGCGTGGGCCGCGCCCTGGCCGGTGCCGGATACGTCGAGGCGCCGAACTACCCGTTCATCGGCGAGCAGGTCTTCGACCAGCTCGGCCTCGAGGCGGACGACCCGGCCCGCCGCGTCGTCAAGCTCAGCAACCCGCTGAGCGACGAGGAGCCCGCGCTGCGCACGTCGCTGCTGCCGGGACTGCTCGCCGCCCTGCGGCGCAACGACGGCCGGGGCTCGCACGACCTCGCGCTGTTCGAGTCCGGTCTGGTCTTCCGGCCGCGCGAGGAGCAGCGGGTCGCGGCCGTGCTGCCCGTCGACCGTCGCCCGACCGACGAGGAGCTCGCCGAGCTGAACGCGGCGCTGCCCGACCAGCCGCGGCACATCGCCGTCGTCCTCGCCGGTGCGCGTGAGCAGGCCGGCTGGTGGGGCAAGGGCCGTCCGGCCGACTGGGCCGACGCGGTCGAGGCGGCACGGTCCGTCGCCCGTGAGGCCGGCGCCGAACTGGTCGTCCGCAAGGGCCAGTACGGCCCGTGGCACCCGGGGCGGTGCGCCGAGCTGGTCGTCACCGTGGACGGCGCCGAGCGGGTCGTGGGACACGCGGGCGAGTTGCACCCGCGGGTCGTGAAGGCCTTCGGGCTGCCCGCGCGCACCTGCGCGATGGAGCTCGACCTGGACGCGGTGGAGACCGCCGGTGACGCCACGGCCTCGGCACCCCGGATCTCCACGTTCCCCGTCGCCACGCAGGACGTCGCCTTGGTCGTCGACGCGTTCGTGCCGGCCGTGGATGTCGAGGCGGCGCTGCGGGACGGAGCCGGGGAGCTGCTGGAGTCCATCCGGCTGTTCGACGTGTACGAGAACGCCGAGCAGTTGGGCGAGGGACGGAAGTCGTTGGCGTACGCGCTGCGGTTCCGGGCCCCCGACCGGACGCTGACGGTGGACGAGGCCTCCGCGGCCCGGGACGCGGCGGTCGCCCTCGCGGGCGAGCGTGTCGGAGCCGAGCTGCGGAGTTAG
- the rplT gene encoding 50S ribosomal protein L20, with product MARVKRAVNAHKKRRAILEQASGYRGQRSRLYRKAKEQVTHSLVYNYNDRKKRKGDFRQLWIQRINAAARANGMTYNRFIQGLKAANIEVDRKILAELAVNDAGAFAALVEVAQKALPSDVNAPKAA from the coding sequence GTGGCACGCGTCAAGCGGGCAGTCAACGCCCACAAGAAGCGTCGGGCGATCCTCGAGCAGGCCTCCGGCTACCGCGGTCAGCGTTCGCGCCTGTACCGCAAGGCCAAGGAGCAGGTCACCCACTCGCTGGTCTACAACTACAACGACCGCAAGAAGCGCAAGGGCGACTTCCGTCAGCTGTGGATCCAGCGCATCAACGCCGCTGCCCGCGCCAACGGCATGACCTACAACCGCTTCATCCAGGGTCTGAAGGCCGCGAACATCGAGGTCGACCGCAAGATCCTGGCCGAGCTGGCCGTCAACGACGCCGGTGCGTTCGCCGCGCTCGTCGAGGTCGCCCAGAAGGCGCTGCCGAGCGACGTGAACGCGCCGAAGGCTGCGTGA
- a CDS encoding DUF1844 domain-containing protein, whose protein sequence is MSDTPPESPDFDAMARDIAEVPAVEVIVTVAVNLMSAAAVKLGLTEEGEQHKDLDEARKLVHALAGLLDATATEISSFHAAPLRDGLKSLQLAFREASLVPDEPGQGPGEKYTGPVYG, encoded by the coding sequence ATGAGTGACACCCCTCCTGAGTCCCCCGACTTCGACGCCATGGCCCGCGACATCGCCGAGGTCCCGGCGGTCGAGGTGATCGTGACGGTCGCCGTCAACCTGATGAGCGCCGCCGCGGTGAAGCTCGGTCTGACCGAGGAGGGCGAGCAGCACAAGGACCTGGACGAGGCACGCAAGCTGGTCCACGCCCTGGCCGGTCTGCTGGACGCGACGGCGACGGAGATCAGCTCCTTCCACGCCGCTCCCCTGCGCGACGGCCTGAAGTCGCTGCAGCTGGCGTTCCGCGAGGCCTCCCTCGTCCCGGACGAGCCGGGCCAGGGGCCGGGCGAGAAGTACACGGGGCCGGTCTACGGCTGA
- a CDS encoding SseB family protein, whose amino-acid sequence MANKNIPDSGFSDDDGSADPRLSAALAAWSADRSAVGPVLAALKGARLLVPVVAVLGEAEEDERGLRREKTSDMAVPTLKAGDRTALPAFTSTDSLARWDPEARPVAVPLHQALQAAAHERADTVVLDLAGPVPFELTGPALLALAEGRASTDPLADPVVVEAVRDAVAAEPAVIRAHLGPGQADGTLALVLDPSAVPAEAARAVAERLAADETLRARLVRGLDLALLPAEVTPPGEPLFVR is encoded by the coding sequence GTGGCGAACAAGAACATCCCGGACTCCGGCTTCTCCGACGACGACGGCTCCGCCGACCCCCGGCTGAGCGCCGCACTCGCCGCCTGGTCCGCGGACCGGAGTGCCGTGGGCCCGGTCCTGGCCGCCCTCAAAGGCGCCCGGCTGCTCGTCCCCGTCGTGGCCGTGCTCGGCGAGGCCGAGGAGGACGAGCGGGGACTGCGCCGCGAGAAGACCAGCGACATGGCCGTACCGACGCTCAAGGCCGGCGACCGCACCGCCCTGCCCGCCTTCACCTCCACGGACTCCCTGGCCCGCTGGGACCCGGAGGCCCGCCCCGTCGCCGTACCGCTGCACCAGGCCTTGCAGGCCGCCGCGCACGAGAGGGCGGACACGGTCGTGCTCGACCTGGCCGGGCCGGTGCCCTTCGAACTGACGGGTCCCGCGCTGCTCGCCCTCGCCGAGGGCCGCGCGAGCACCGACCCGCTCGCCGACCCGGTCGTGGTGGAGGCCGTACGGGATGCCGTGGCCGCCGAGCCCGCCGTGATCCGGGCCCACCTCGGGCCGGGGCAGGCCGACGGCACCCTCGCCCTGGTGCTGGACCCGTCCGCGGTACCGGCCGAGGCCGCGCGGGCCGTCGCGGAGCGGCTCGCCGCCGACGAAACGCTGAGGGCCCGCCTGGTACGCGGCCTCGACCTGGCACTGCTGCCGGCCGAGGTCACGCCACCGGGCGAGCCCCTGTTCGTACGCTGA